Below is a genomic region from Castanea sativa cultivar Marrone di Chiusa Pesio chromosome 2, ASM4071231v1.
ATAGTTAATTACTCACAATATATCACATCaaaattataccaaaaaaattttaaaatgattgaTGATCCTAGAACTTGGTTACTTAGAAAATGCAATGGATAGACATTGGCTTTGAGATTGAGATTTTAGTCTTATGCAGGCCTCAGCCACACACGTGACTCGCTCTTATCTCTTCCATTGAACAACCATTCCTTTATTGTCTCATTCATCAATGTCACGACatattttttccaaatttagATAAGTACTTGATTATTCTGCTTTGACATCCCAAGAATTGATGGATTTAACATCACTTTAATTGATTACAAAAAGGAAACATCCATTATATAACTTGTGCATATACATTAcacatatatatgatatatgagTTCAAATTATATCTAGTgtaagagttacacattttttttaagccatagatatatacataaatgtttttttatttttttttatttttgtacaagatagaatttctactctagcgtaatctaagtgtatatgtgtgtgaagttccctcTTGGAAACTTAAACCCCGGCTTTTGTTCCTCACaacccacaagcatttatacttgtggagtgactaccgcaccaagggtgcgtggTGGTTATATACATAAATGTTTTGGATATACACATgagtttactttttcttcttcttcttttttgtttattggcttttttttatagtttatttatattagactcttCGTCTTTTGCATAACATTAACTCACCTagaacaatttttaaataaaaaaaaatttatagaacgtgtggcgcaaaattagacaacaattggaatctaatttagaatctaattaaattttctctcaatcttggctttaaatatatattaatatgtagccccatgcatatgcatggtacaattaaaaacaatcacatttatactttttttttagaaaagattttaaattattcatagtATTAACTTACACTTTTTTAAActatacatttctaaaatatgtaatggttttccataatatatatatatatatatatgatttataatttaattggatttagactcttttttttttacccaataattcacttatcacaaaaattaaaaaaataaatggacaCGTGGTAGAAAATTGAAATTccatttagaatctaattggatttgaactatttgatttttacactcaataattcatctgacacaaaattaaaaattaaatagaatacgtggcgcaaaattgagaatccaattaaaatctaattggattttctctgagatttggctatatatatatagatttgagagagagaagaatgtattatttttattattattagaagtcataatatattaatttgaagtatATTTGAGTGGTTTCTTCGTTCATCTCTTCCGCTCCTTCTATCTAAACTTAGGATAAAATGAAAATCTCTTTTATTGCACACTCCCAATATGTCACCTCAACATTaaaaagttgtgatttttttttctcttattaaaGAAGAGTCTTATCGATAAGTGTCCTTAAGAAcacaagtttaaaaaaatgctCAATTATGAGTGATTATAATGctcattttttggaaaaaaagaaaaaaataatgcacTTGTCAATAATGTATATTTGGCTTGCATAATGctcttgtttttttaaaatgttaataacTTGCATATGTAAATTCATTGCGAtatgtgggttccagttagctcaactggtaatgtctctgatggttgtataaaagATCTGGGGTTTAATCTCCGCttacatcaaaaactgattggtgtcttgatctggtGATAattaaagagttattatcaggaatggacgtcataggttgaaactctctaaaacaaaaaaaatcattgtgatatatatatatatatatatatatatatatatatatatatatatatatatatatgcaacaaATATTGCATATATGCAACAAGAGTTTCAAATGTTGGATCATTCCTTACAccacccattaaaaaaaaaaaacgataatATTAAGGCTACACTAGTTCAACATAAAATATCTTTTGGAaactatttccttttttttttccccaggtGTTTGGCATGACTAAAAATGGTGTAAAACAGTTTACACCCCAAAGCTTTTAAATTGGAGACCTTCTCCCTCTTCAAATTTTCCACCCGGCCACCATAATCACAACACTCCTCTTCATCATAACCACCGCCACCAACCACCCCATGACTCAACATATAGAGACCTAAGGAGATTTGGTGTTGGCCTTGACAACATCGTTTTGATGGCGTTGAAGCTTTGCATGGTGTGGTGAGATCTACGGTCAGGAAGATTCTCCTTCTCGTcaatcatctttttcttttttttttaaagatttgcgACTAGTTTGCAATGAGATTGGCGATTGGGAAGACTCTCTTTCTTACtcgatcattttttttctagatatACGAGTAGTTCGTAGTAAGATATACGACTGGTTCATTAGTAATTTTTCATTCAGACTaaacaccaaaaatcaaaacattttcTCATCATTAAACATTTTGCTTTAAAACAAATGTGCTCTTATTTGCAATATCACTAAAGTTTATTGGAGTTTGTATCCTCCACTTGTTTTGCTAGTTATTTCGTAGGATTTGAATTTGGTGCAATAGCATAATCGAATTGTAAGAGGTAAAAGCAGgggtgaattttttattttatcttatagATATACTAGTTTCATGCCCCACTTCACGATGGATTTAAGTCACTGTCGACCACTGGTTTAGTGTGGTTTTCAGGTTTCTTTACCACATATCAAGTCATAGAAGTTATGGGATGAGTCCTAGTGATTGACAATAGTTATATATACTTGGGATGTTAAAggacttgaaagttgaaactataGAGAATaaactttaatcattttttattttaaactaataaCTCAACCGTTGAGCTTGGTATATGATGTGACCTTATGGATGAATGAGGATACACCTATGAGGAATAGTATCATAGGAATATACCATGAAAAGATTAACTGAAAAAGGTAAATGAAATTATTACATGTTTTGCTGTGAATTAGATTTTGTTTAGATCATGGATTCCAATCTACCTCTCTCAAGTTTAGGACAATCAAAGGGGCTTTAAATCCCTCATTGATCAATGATCACTGCTCATTCCCATACTAGTTCCCAAATGTGCATAATGATATCTTTGGTTATATGTAGTTCTATCGGAGATTTGATTCGCTCATGGACTCACAATTCACATTCGATCAAGGGCCCAACAACCCACCAGTCACAGGGCTATTTAGGTCCAATGTGATGGCATCCAAGTTATACCAGCTCTCCCCACTTGAGGTAAGAATTTAGAGTTGACACTTTCCTTTAGCGTCATAGTTATTCAACATTGTCACACGTTGATTAGGAAgaaaacattataataaaaataaaaataaaaaaacaaaaaagttagtTGGGCATGCAACCATCAATTCAACAGCACATATGAGTTTcaatttcttaataaattaGTTAGTATCTAGGATGCAAGGACATGAACACAAACATACATATGATATAGAGACAcaagcaatttttgaaaaattataacatgatacaGCAAATAGAACACTGTTACAACATATGTATGACACAGATACAACACGAGCATGATACCCCAAATGAAGTGTCCATCTATCTTaggcttatatatatatataattaatttaataatgatCAATGATGAACTGAACTAGGATTTGACGCTTGCTATGTCGTTGGTGAGACCTTTTCGTCTTTATGGTCATGATGCATTGTTGTTAAAAGAAGCAGAACTAACCAAGGAGAAATATGGGTCTGTTCGTAGAGTTTATATTGTGTGTGACCAAGACAGTGCTATAAAGGAGGATTTTCAAAGGTGGATGATTGAGAAAAATCCAACAGATGAAGTGAAGGTGATAACTGGTTCTGATCACATGGTTATGTTTTCTAAACCAAAGGAGCTGTGCTCATGTCTCCAAGAGATTGTGGAGAAATAttcttaaatttcttatttatgcCATATTCATGTTGGACTTCCGAATATATTCTTCACAATGTATCTGATGTAATGTATGGGTAAAATCGATTATTCTGTGTGTAATAAGCATCTCATccataatatatttttctaaaaaaacataatgtCAATGAAATTATTACAAATGCGTATCCACTCTTGCTATTCCTTCCAAGGTATTGAATGTGATTTGCTTGCATCATGTGTATGTGTGCATAATGCAATGTTGTATGTGCCTCAAAAGTGACCGATAATTTTGTGCCCAAATGAAACTATGTATTTTTGTGGTTCTAtacaacaaattaaagcaagtgaaaaaatgcccaatttcaaaACCTACACATATAAATCAGTAACCATTCATAATAGTTGTTGCAAAATGTGGCATACCTTCAACAATGAACATTGATAAAACCATCTATTTTGTTTAGTCCTAGCCATGTTTAAACATGTGACCACCTCCATATGTACATAATCCCCGACCATACTTATCTGAACTTAACAGAATTATacaatatcatcaaaataaaagcTGAACTACtaccttttttttaacatgtggccacctctattttttttctcattacttcaattgaataattataatagatatgtatgtgcaatttataacttttgcttttttatgatgaacttattactaataaagttctataacaattatgctataatacatatacaacaTTATCCAAAACCATctaacataaaaattacaaaattatccatGCATTACACGGGTAACTTACTAGGTGTCTAAAATATTATAACCGGCCCCTATCTATTCTTATGATTTCTAGTTATACATGACTAATTGTTGGACTCCCCAATTGCCCAAGAGAAATTTTTATAATCAATCCAATGGGCAATAACTCACTCTAGCATCATTAATGACATAAAATTCACTTTATGTTTTCCTATCTTTTCTCAACTCAGGGAAGCTGCCTACGGAAATCAATTTTTCTTAGCGCTACGGCTACTGCCTTTGCCAGCCCCACATTGccccattttctttcttctcaatGAAACAACTATGGGGGAAACTGGCTAAATAACCTTAATTTTTAAAGCCAaataaccattttttaaaactatctAGCAAAATACCACTATTTTGGAACTCGACATTATTGATGTCGAGTTCCAATTAAAATTTGACATTAGTAATATTaagttctatgcatatttttaaGTGGAATTTGACATTCCTAATATcgagttctataaaaaaatttcaaaaatatttaagtgACAAAATATGCGTAGAACGTGACAATGCTAATGTCGAGTTCTGCCAAAACCTTCACATCAGTAATGTCGAGTTCCAAAACAGCCGTATCTTACTACGTAGTTTGAGAAGGGGGTTGTTTAActaaatagtttaaaaattacGATTATTTAGCCATTTTTCCCAACAACTATCATCGCAacataaccaaaacaaactcCTTTCACCTATAACAAAAAATCTGACCATTAATCAAATTTTTGTCAGGATGCGGGATCACCTCTTCGACGCTTTGCTGAAATGAATTTGCAAGGATTGAGATCCGGTAGTTATTGCACCATGCAATACCACTTTTAAGGGTTACAATTGAAACTTGATAAGTTCATTTTTAATCTCAATCCTTgaatcaaaaatatttttaaccttttaaatttttatctttttttaccTTGATACCTTTTACCCAAGGGCGTagccaaaaaaatttaccaagGGAGGCCGAATTGTAGTATTAATACAataatcataattcataaatttattaaatacaaaattatcatCTTTGATATATCACAATATTCTTAAAcattaataaacaaacaaaaatcatttaGTTCACTGTAAACATTATACAAAAAtatccacacacacaaaaaaaaaaagtcttgttTTGACAAGTTCTCATAGTCGTTGTATATTATCATATAGCAAGAATAATGATATAAGAATGTCGatgattttgtgtgtgtgtgtgtgtgtgtgagagagagagagagagagagagagagagagagagattctaaTCTAGCCTAATcgagagacttgaaccctggtCCTTACCCCACACAccccataagcacttatacttgtaaagtaaCCATCGCGCTAAAGGTGTACGGTAGTGATGTTAAAGGACTTGAAACTATTGAGAATAGACTTTGactgttttttattataaacgAAACCGTCGAGCTTGGGTATGTGATGTGACCTTATGGAGGATACACCTATGAGGGATAGTATCATAGGAATGTACCATGAAAAGTTTAGCTGAAAAGGTAATGAAATCATTACCTTTTTTACTGCGAATTCGATAATGTTTAGATCATGGATTTCCAATTTGCCTCTCTCAAATTTAGGACAATCAATGGAGCACCAAATTCCCCATCGAGTCAGTGGTCACTGCTCTTTCCTATACTAGTTCCCAAATGTGCATAATGATATCTTTGGTTATATGTAATTCTTTCGGAGGTTGGATTCGTTCATGGACTCACAATTCACATTCGATCAAGGGCCCATCAACCCACCAACCCACCAACCCCATGGCTATTTGGGTCCAATTTCATGGCAACCAAGTTATACCAGCTCTCCCCACCTGAGATAAGATATAGAGTTTATACTTTTCTTTTACCTCATGTTTATTCAACATTGTCACACGTTGATTAGGAAGAaaaccttaaaaagaaaaatcagaaaagttAGTCAGGCATGCAATCATCAATTTAACTTGTATAAGTTTCAAATTCTTAAACAATTAGctgatacatatatatatatatatatatatatatatatatatatatatatatatatatatatatatatatatatatatatatatagatgggttcaagttacacctggtgtaactctaaagagttacacctggtgtaactctaaaccattggatttaGATAGATCCAATGGTCAAAAAAAGACAccaattaatgctaatattctgataaggatattatttattatccCTTATTTATGACATTTTATACCTatctttaaacccaaaaaaagataTGTTTCGCTATCTTTCTCCTCTATCACTCTTCCACCTCCACGGCCAGGACATTATCATGTCTTCTTTTGTCCAAAAATAGGATGATCTAAATTCTTGCAAGGTGTCCAGCTCATCTATCCTCATACTGAATTTTTTCTATCCCATTCTTGAGGCTAGACAAGTTGTTAATTAAGAGGAAAACCAAATGCTTTCCAGTACTCAAGCCTTCAAGGATCTATAATAGGGTTGGCCGACATTTATTTCATCacctaaaaataattattttcaaattaaacttaATCTATGTGACGCTTGTCCCACGTTGTTGTTATCAGCTTCACAGCTTGCCTTCATTTCTAtcttgtaattgtttttttggAAGGAAAGGAACTAAAAAGGAACTAAATCATGTACATACTAATATACCATAGTCCTAGCGAAGTTCACAAAAGACAAAACGAAGCTCAAttccaaacaaatgaataatatTTACCATTTCAATTCCTCCATCTCGAAAGTAGCTTAACAACGCTATTTGACATTACATTACCCATTGAACATAAAAGCATAACAGATAAAAATTGCACAGGTCGTAGACAATGTCATAACTCATAATGCAGGACCAAATAATCTACAATTTAACCACTACTTCTTTTGCTTCCGGCAACTTGGCCGTGGAGGTGGAATACTATGGTAGTGGAGGTGGAAGAGTGAtggaagagaaagagggagCAGAGAGAAACGTGCaatggaggagaaagagagagagaaaaaataaataagggaTAGTAAATGATATCCTTATcagaatattagcattaattgatgtcttttttttaccGTTGGATCTACCtaaatccaatggtttagaAGGGGTGTAACTTtaaagagttacaccaggtgtaacttgaacccatctctctctctctctctctctctctctctctatatatatatatatatatatatatatatatattaaatttactTAACAATAATTAATGATGAACTGAATTAGGATTTGACGCTTGCCATGTCTTTGGTGAGACCTTTCCGTCTTTATGGTGATGATGCATTGTTGTTAAAAGAAGTAGAATTAACCAAGGAGAAATATGGGTCTGTTCGTAGAGTTTATATTGTGTGTGACCAAGACAATGTTGAAAAGGAGGATTTTCAAAGGTGGATTATCGAGAATAATCCAACAGATGAAGTGAAGGTGATAACTGGTTTCGATCACATGGTCATGTTTTCTAAACTGAAGGAACTGTGCTCATGTCTCCAAT
It encodes:
- the LOC142623552 gene encoding methyl jasmonate esterase 1-like, with translation MEKKESHFVLVHGACHGAWNWYKVATLLKSAGHKVTALDLAASGIHPKQAHELRSLSDYLEPLMEFMASLPADERVILVGHSFGGACISVAMEKFPEKVSVAVYATALMFGPDLNFCAVNDEFYRRFDSLMDSQFTFDQGPNNPPVTGLFRSNVMASKLYQLSPLEDLTLAMSLVRPFRLYGHDALLLKEAELTKEKYGSVRRVYIVCDQDSAIKEDFQRWMIEKNPTDEVKVITGSDHMVMFSKPKELCSCLQEIVEKYS